From Bacillus basilensis, a single genomic window includes:
- the narI gene encoding respiratory nitrate reductase subunit gamma, with the protein MMDQFLWVLFPYIIFAIFIGGHIFRYNYDQFGWTSKSSELLEKKMLRIGSLLFHFGIMFVIGGHVMGILIPEAVYRSIGISEHMYHVVAISFGLPAGVASIIGLIILTYRRVTVKRIIATSTKGDYIALILLLIVMLAGLSSTFLNIDSKGFDYRTTISPWFRSLFLFQPKVEYMMEVPVWFKIHIIAGMGLFAVWPFTRLVHVFSAPIKYLSRSYVIYRRRIPNELKK; encoded by the coding sequence ATGATGGATCAATTTCTATGGGTATTGTTTCCCTATATCATTTTTGCAATCTTTATCGGTGGACATATTTTTAGATACAACTATGATCAATTTGGATGGACATCAAAATCTAGTGAACTATTAGAAAAGAAAATGCTCCGAATCGGAAGTCTATTATTCCACTTTGGGATCATGTTCGTAATTGGCGGTCATGTTATGGGGATTTTAATTCCAGAGGCTGTATACCGCTCAATAGGTATTTCAGAGCATATGTACCATGTAGTAGCAATTAGTTTCGGGCTTCCAGCAGGTGTTGCTTCTATCATCGGTTTAATTATACTAACGTACCGCCGTGTAACAGTAAAACGTATCATTGCAACGAGTACAAAAGGAGATTATATTGCGCTTATTTTATTACTTATCGTAATGTTAGCAGGACTTTCTTCAACGTTTTTAAATATCGACTCAAAAGGATTTGATTATCGTACAACGATCAGTCCTTGGTTCCGAAGTCTCTTTCTTTTTCAACCGAAAGTTGAATATATGATGGAAGTACCGGTGTGGTTTAAAATTCATATTATTGCAGGAATGGGGCTTTTCGCAGTATGGCCATTTACAAGATTGGTACATGTATTTAGTGCCCCAATTAAATACTTAAGCCGTAGTTATGTAATTTACAGAAGACGTATTCCAAATGAATTGAAAAAATAA
- a CDS encoding Crp/Fnr family transcriptional regulator: MANSMTLSQDLKELLASVEYKMQIKKGSFIFQEGMEATELYIIHSGKVQISKLSADGQELTLRICSAYDIIGELTLFTDNAKYLLNSKCLEDVEVGVIKRETLEKALLQKPALVFEFMKWISEHLRRMQTKFRDLVLHGKKGALYSTLIRMTNSYGVLKENGILIDLPLTNQELANFCATSRESVNRMLNELKKQGTISIHKGKITIHDLQFLKCEIACEDCSASVCSID, from the coding sequence GTGGCAAACAGTATGACATTATCTCAAGATTTAAAGGAATTACTTGCATCTGTTGAATATAAAATGCAGATTAAAAAGGGGAGTTTTATTTTTCAAGAAGGTATGGAAGCAACAGAACTCTATATCATCCACTCAGGAAAAGTACAAATTAGTAAACTAAGTGCTGACGGGCAAGAATTAACACTCCGTATTTGTTCGGCATACGACATTATTGGAGAATTAACATTATTCACGGACAATGCGAAGTATTTATTAAATTCAAAATGCCTTGAAGATGTTGAAGTAGGAGTAATAAAGCGTGAAACCTTAGAAAAAGCATTACTCCAAAAACCCGCACTTGTATTTGAATTTATGAAATGGATTAGTGAACATCTAAGAAGAATGCAAACGAAGTTCCGAGATTTAGTATTACACGGCAAAAAAGGTGCCCTGTATTCTACTCTCATACGAATGACAAATAGTTATGGTGTGTTAAAGGAAAATGGTATTCTCATCGATTTACCATTAACGAATCAAGAACTTGCTAATTTCTGTGCAACTTCACGTGAAAGTGTAAATCGGATGTTAAATGAATTAAAAAAGCAAGGTACAATTTCTATTCATAAAGGAAAGATAACAATCCACGATTTACAATTTTTAAAATGTGAAATTGCATGTGAAGATTGCTCTGCCTCTGTTTGTAGTATTGATTAG
- the moaA gene encoding GTP 3',8-cyclase MoaA, which produces MHEKMKDSLKRPLQDLRISVIDRCNFRCTYCMPAEVFGPDYAFLQEEFLLTFDEIERLARLFISMGVDKIRLTGGEPLLRKDLPQLIARLAKIEGLKDIGLTTNGIHLAKQAKALKVAGLKRVNISLDAIEDHVFKKINGRNVSTKPVLKGIEAAKAAGLEVKVNMVVKKGMNDSQILPMAQYFKEQEIQLRFIEFMDVGSTNGWNFEQVITKEQLIEKINRVYPIEPAQPRYFGEVAKVYRYVGSNAEVGFITSVSESFCSSCTRARISADGKFYMCLFGEKGTDLRTLLRKNISDASLLKILQHTWEFRTNRYSDERTAESTNKRPKVEMSYIGG; this is translated from the coding sequence ATGCACGAGAAAATGAAAGATTCATTAAAGCGGCCACTTCAAGATTTACGTATTTCAGTTATTGATCGTTGTAATTTTAGGTGCACATATTGTATGCCTGCTGAAGTGTTTGGACCTGATTACGCTTTTTTACAGGAAGAGTTTTTATTAACGTTCGATGAAATAGAAAGACTAGCACGATTATTTATAAGTATGGGAGTCGATAAAATTAGGCTTACTGGCGGTGAACCGTTATTGCGTAAAGATTTACCGCAGTTAATTGCAAGACTTGCAAAGATAGAAGGCTTAAAAGATATTGGGCTCACAACAAACGGAATTCATTTAGCAAAACAAGCTAAGGCGCTAAAAGTTGCGGGATTAAAACGCGTAAATATTAGTTTAGATGCAATAGAGGATCATGTTTTCAAAAAAATAAATGGCCGAAATGTAAGCACAAAACCTGTATTAAAAGGAATTGAAGCAGCGAAGGCAGCTGGATTAGAAGTGAAAGTAAATATGGTCGTAAAAAAAGGAATGAATGATAGTCAAATTCTTCCTATGGCTCAGTATTTTAAAGAACAAGAAATACAGTTACGTTTCATTGAGTTTATGGATGTTGGCAGTACGAACGGATGGAACTTTGAACAAGTCATTACGAAGGAACAATTAATAGAGAAAATTAATCGTGTATATCCGATTGAGCCCGCCCAGCCTCGTTACTTTGGAGAAGTAGCGAAAGTGTATCGATATGTAGGAAGCAATGCCGAAGTTGGATTTATTACTTCAGTATCTGAGTCATTTTGTTCTTCTTGTACGAGAGCTCGTATTTCGGCAGACGGTAAGTTTTATATGTGCTTATTTGGAGAAAAAGGAACGGATTTGCGAACTCTTCTTCGAAAAAATATTTCGGATGCCTCACTACTAAAAATTCTCCAACATACATGGGAGTTTAGAACAAATCGATATTCAGATGAAAGAACTGCTGAAAGTACAAATAAACGTCCAAAAGTTGAAATGTCCTACATTGGTGGATAA
- a CDS encoding molybdopterin-synthase adenylyltransferase MoeB, with protein sequence MKERYSRQVLFSGIGEMGQIKIRKKHVLLIGAGALGAANAEALVRMGIGKLTIADRDYVEWSNLQRQQLYTEEDAKQCKPKAIAAAEHLRKINSEVEIEPIVTDVTMQEIEELTKEVDLILDATDNFDTRLLINDISHKESIPWIYGGCIGSYGVTYTILPGKTPCFRCLMDHPMGGATCDTAGIIQPAVQMVVAHQVTEAMKILVDDYKALRGTMLSFDIWSNQYLSLKVNRQKKSTCPSCGNTRTYPSLTFESQMKTEVLCGRNTVQIRPGIKGVLNLNEIQKRLQKSVHVQKTPYLLTFLIDEYRFVLFADGRAFIHGTNDVKIAKRLYAKYIG encoded by the coding sequence ATGAAGGAGCGTTATTCAAGGCAAGTTTTATTTTCTGGAATTGGTGAAATGGGACAAATAAAAATAAGAAAAAAACATGTGCTCCTAATTGGTGCGGGGGCATTAGGGGCTGCAAATGCAGAAGCGCTCGTTAGGATGGGAATTGGGAAATTGACAATTGCTGACCGTGACTACGTAGAATGGAGTAATTTACAGCGGCAACAGTTATATACAGAAGAAGATGCAAAGCAGTGTAAACCAAAAGCAATTGCAGCGGCAGAACATTTAAGAAAGATTAATTCTGAAGTGGAAATTGAACCAATTGTAACGGATGTCACAATGCAAGAAATAGAAGAGTTAACAAAAGAAGTGGATCTCATATTAGATGCGACTGACAATTTTGATACGCGTCTACTTATAAATGACATTTCACATAAAGAAAGTATACCTTGGATATACGGTGGGTGCATTGGAAGTTACGGTGTAACGTATACAATTCTTCCAGGGAAAACACCTTGTTTTCGCTGCTTAATGGATCATCCAATGGGTGGTGCAACATGCGATACAGCAGGGATCATTCAGCCAGCTGTACAAATGGTTGTTGCTCACCAAGTAACAGAGGCGATGAAAATATTGGTGGACGATTATAAGGCGCTACGAGGAACAATGTTATCATTTGATATTTGGAGTAATCAATATCTCTCATTAAAAGTAAATAGACAGAAGAAAAGCACATGTCCATCTTGCGGAAATACACGTACGTACCCAAGTTTAACATTTGAATCACAGATGAAAACGGAAGTGCTATGCGGACGGAATACAGTTCAAATCCGTCCAGGAATAAAGGGAGTTCTAAATTTAAACGAAATTCAAAAACGATTACAAAAAAGTGTACATGTCCAAAAAACGCCGTACTTATTAACGTTTCTAATTGATGAATATCGTTTCGTTTTATTTGCAGACGGTAGGGCATTTATTCATGGAACAAATGATGTAAAAATAGCAAAACGATTATATGCAAAATATATAGGATGA
- the glp gene encoding gephyrin-like molybdotransferase Glp gives MLQTRIPVSVAEAVARVMKYAHQGEIEEVSLIESYGRILGEDVIADHDVPHFNRSPYDGFAIRAEDTKEASSSNPILFEVIGEIGAGFVFTEEVKAFQAVRIMTGAAIPKGCNAVVMLELTEGFEEKEKTYMKLKRSFAAGDNISFKGEDVKQNSILVKKGTVINPGVAALLATFGYSTVHVVKQPVIGIVTTGSELLEVHEQLKPGKIRNSNSYMIAAQIERAGGVVRYYGQFADDFETCYNTVKKAIKEVDILITTGGVSVGDYDYLPAIYERLQANVLFNKIAMRPGSVTTVAELEGKLLFGLSGNPSACYVGCELYVRPVIGTYLHRKNPHVYRAEAILQKDFPKANPFTRFVRGRVEIVDGQLQVTPVGLDKSSAISSLAEANTFIVLPGGTRGFEAGITVSVLLLESNMESEWPWKEPLRSYK, from the coding sequence ATGTTACAAACACGTATACCAGTTTCAGTGGCAGAAGCAGTTGCACGAGTAATGAAATACGCTCATCAAGGTGAAATAGAAGAGGTTTCTCTTATAGAAAGTTACGGAAGAATTCTTGGAGAAGATGTTATTGCAGATCATGATGTCCCTCATTTTAATCGCTCTCCATACGACGGGTTTGCGATTCGAGCAGAAGATACAAAAGAAGCAAGTAGCAGTAATCCCATTCTGTTTGAAGTGATTGGTGAAATTGGAGCAGGTTTTGTTTTTACAGAAGAAGTGAAAGCATTTCAAGCTGTCCGTATTATGACAGGAGCCGCAATTCCGAAAGGGTGTAATGCGGTTGTTATGTTAGAGCTAACGGAAGGATTTGAAGAAAAAGAAAAGACGTATATGAAATTAAAACGCTCCTTCGCCGCCGGTGATAACATTTCTTTTAAAGGTGAAGATGTAAAACAAAATAGCATCCTTGTGAAAAAAGGGACTGTTATTAACCCGGGAGTTGCAGCACTTCTTGCTACGTTTGGTTATAGTACCGTACACGTTGTAAAACAGCCGGTTATTGGAATTGTAACGACAGGAAGCGAACTGCTTGAAGTACATGAACAATTAAAGCCAGGGAAGATTCGAAATAGTAACTCCTATATGATAGCTGCACAAATTGAACGAGCGGGCGGAGTTGTACGGTATTATGGACAATTCGCTGACGATTTTGAGACGTGTTATAACACTGTGAAAAAAGCGATAAAAGAAGTCGATATTTTAATTACAACTGGTGGCGTTTCGGTAGGAGACTATGACTATTTACCTGCTATTTATGAGAGATTACAAGCTAATGTACTTTTCAATAAAATAGCAATGCGACCAGGAAGTGTGACAACTGTAGCTGAGTTAGAAGGAAAACTATTATTTGGTCTATCTGGTAATCCTTCAGCTTGTTATGTCGGATGTGAATTATATGTTCGACCAGTCATTGGAACATACTTGCATAGGAAAAATCCGCACGTATATCGTGCAGAGGCAATTTTACAGAAAGACTTTCCGAAAGCAAATCCGTTTACTCGTTTTGTAAGAGGGAGAGTAGAGATTGTAGATGGTCAATTACAAGTTACACCAGTTGGTTTAGATAAATCTAGCGCAATTTCTTCACTTGCAGAAGCGAATACATTTATCGTTCTACCGGGAGGGACGAGAGGATTTGAAGCAGGGATAACTGTTTCGGTATTATTATTGGAATCGAACATGGAAAGTGAGTGGCCATGGAAAGAACCACTTCGATCATACAAGTAA
- the moaE gene encoding molybdopterin synthase catalytic subunit MoaE, protein MTHTYYEVIDTPISIEVVTNKVIRRECGAVTTFIGTVREFTKGRRTLYLEYVAYKTMAEKQLERIGTEVGEKWPGTYVAITHRIGTLQISDLAVVVAVATPHRKAAYEANEYIMERIKQIVPIWKKEFWEDGESWIGDQLEKTAYGNGEPGKEMRI, encoded by the coding sequence ATGACACATACGTATTATGAAGTAATTGATACACCTATTTCAATTGAAGTAGTTACAAACAAAGTAATTCGGCGTGAGTGTGGTGCGGTTACTACTTTTATTGGCACTGTTAGAGAATTTACGAAAGGCCGTCGTACGCTTTATTTAGAGTATGTAGCTTATAAAACAATGGCGGAGAAACAGCTTGAGAGAATTGGTACCGAAGTAGGGGAGAAATGGCCTGGAACATATGTGGCAATTACACATCGCATTGGTACATTACAAATTTCTGATTTGGCTGTTGTCGTTGCTGTTGCTACACCACATCGGAAAGCGGCCTATGAAGCAAATGAATATATTATGGAGCGTATAAAACAAATTGTTCCGATTTGGAAAAAAGAGTTTTGGGAAGATGGTGAGTCATGGATAGGCGATCAGTTAGAGAAAACAGCATATGGTAATGGCGAGCCTGGAAAGGAGATGAGAATATGA
- the moaD gene encoding molybdopterin converting factor subunit 1, which yields MIEVLLFAHLQEASKPSLHIDCENITVAELKEVLIKKYNVVISSEIMVAINEEYANEGDIIQTGDVVAMIPPVSGG from the coding sequence ATGATTGAAGTACTATTATTTGCACATTTGCAAGAAGCAAGTAAGCCGTCCTTGCACATAGATTGTGAAAACATTACGGTTGCTGAACTAAAGGAAGTTCTCATAAAGAAATACAACGTAGTGATTTCAAGTGAGATAATGGTCGCTATAAATGAAGAGTATGCAAATGAGGGTGACATCATTCAAACTGGCGATGTCGTAGCAATGATTCCGCCAGTAAGTGGTGGTTGA
- the narK gene encoding nitrate transporter NarK: MKSPNFQLSLQTSNLVIGFMVWVILSSLMPYIKADIPLTAGQISMVTAVPVILGSVLRIPIGYWTNRFGARKLFFISFILLLFPVFYISVANSMMDLIIGGLFVGIGGAVFSVGVTSLPKYFPKESHGFVNGIYGVGNAGTAITSFLAPVIATSVGWRTTVQCYLVLLAAFALMNFLLGDRKEKKVNTPLMEQIKGVYKNEKLWFLCIFYFLTFGSFVAFTVYLPNFLVSHFGLDKVDAGMRTAGFIVLATIMRPIGGWLGDKFNPFKILIFVFIGLTLSGIILSFMPSMNVYTFGCLLVAFCAGIGNGTIFKLVPMYFSEQAGIVNGLVSALGGLGGFFPPLILTLLFQLTGHYAIGFMALSEVALACLIITVWMYSQEKLLVMLKNH; encoded by the coding sequence ATGAAAAGTCCTAATTTTCAATTAAGTTTACAAACTTCCAATCTAGTTATCGGTTTTATGGTGTGGGTTATTTTATCATCATTAATGCCCTATATTAAAGCGGATATCCCATTAACTGCGGGACAAATTTCTATGGTAACAGCAGTACCGGTTATTTTAGGTTCTGTTCTTCGCATTCCAATTGGTTATTGGACAAATCGTTTCGGAGCAAGAAAATTATTCTTTATTAGTTTTATTCTATTATTATTTCCTGTCTTTTATATTAGTGTTGCCAATTCTATGATGGATTTAATTATTGGTGGATTATTTGTAGGAATCGGTGGTGCTGTATTCTCTGTAGGAGTAACTTCTTTACCAAAATACTTTCCGAAAGAGAGTCACGGTTTTGTAAATGGTATTTACGGTGTCGGTAACGCCGGAACAGCAATTACTTCATTTTTAGCACCAGTTATCGCAACTTCAGTTGGCTGGAGAACGACAGTACAATGTTATTTAGTTTTACTTGCAGCGTTTGCACTTATGAACTTTTTATTAGGTGATCGTAAGGAGAAAAAGGTGAATACACCATTAATGGAACAAATAAAAGGTGTATATAAAAATGAAAAACTTTGGTTTTTATGTATCTTTTACTTTTTAACATTCGGATCATTTGTCGCATTTACAGTATACTTACCAAACTTCTTAGTATCTCACTTCGGCTTAGATAAAGTAGATGCAGGTATGCGGACAGCAGGATTCATCGTATTAGCAACAATTATGCGTCCGATTGGTGGTTGGCTCGGTGATAAGTTTAATCCATTTAAAATATTAATCTTCGTATTTATCGGTTTAACACTTTCAGGTATTATTTTATCATTTATGCCTAGTATGAACGTGTATACATTTGGTTGCCTACTAGTCGCATTTTGTGCAGGTATCGGTAATGGTACAATCTTCAAACTCGTTCCAATGTATTTCTCAGAACAAGCTGGTATTGTAAATGGCCTCGTTTCAGCTTTAGGCGGACTAGGAGGGTTCTTCCCGCCTCTAATTTTAACTTTACTATTCCAACTAACAGGTCATTATGCAATTGGATTTATGGCATTATCAGAAGTCGCACTTGCTTGTTTAATCATTACAGTATGGATGTATAGCCAAGAGAAACTGTTAGTGATGTTAAAGAATCATTAA
- a CDS encoding PspC domain-containing protein: MKKLYKSTKDKQVSGVLGGLSDKYGIDVSILRIVTALSAFFTSGLTVLICIIAAFVLPTDKEIKR; the protein is encoded by the coding sequence ATGAAAAAACTATATAAGTCCACTAAAGATAAACAAGTATCAGGTGTATTAGGTGGCTTAAGCGACAAGTATGGAATTGATGTAAGTATCCTTCGTATAGTAACTGCATTATCAGCCTTTTTTACTAGTGGATTAACAGTGTTAATTTGTATAATAGCTGCATTTGTTTTGCCTACAGATAAAGAAATTAAGAGATAA
- a CDS encoding AEC family transporter: MFVFIILDVILPILILMLIGAILQRKFQFNLKQLSTLITYCLMPAAVFVNIYDIRIEIDLLLQIIYYLMLYSLSLIIVSHFISKILKLEKGESAALKNSISLMNSGNYGLPVSQLIFSHNPVGVSIQIFIVIFQNLLTYSYGIYNLLSATKTIGSIIQSFLRLPVFHALVLGVLFQSFTIQIPNSIFLPLNQLANSFVAIALILLGAQLSNIKLNFFHRVITWALIGRLLMGPLLALAMIYLLNIDGIVAQSLFIASSFPTSRNTSTIAMEYQIEPELHAQIVLFSTLFSIITVTVVIYLSYILF; the protein is encoded by the coding sequence ATGTTTGTTTTTATTATATTAGACGTGATATTACCAATATTAATATTGATGCTAATTGGTGCAATCTTACAAAGAAAGTTTCAATTTAACTTAAAGCAGCTATCTACACTTATTACTTATTGCTTGATGCCAGCGGCTGTATTTGTGAATATATATGATATTCGTATAGAAATAGATCTGTTGCTCCAAATAATATACTATTTAATGCTTTATAGTCTGAGTCTGATCATAGTAAGTCATTTCATTTCAAAAATATTAAAGTTAGAAAAAGGAGAAAGTGCAGCTCTAAAAAATAGCATTTCGTTAATGAATTCCGGTAATTATGGATTACCAGTAAGTCAATTGATTTTCAGTCACAATCCAGTGGGGGTTTCCATTCAGATTTTCATTGTGATCTTCCAGAATCTTCTAACTTATTCATATGGGATATATAACTTACTATCAGCAACAAAAACAATCGGAAGTATTATTCAATCATTTCTAAGACTGCCTGTATTTCATGCGCTCGTATTAGGGGTTCTCTTTCAATCTTTTACAATTCAAATACCTAATTCTATCTTTCTACCTCTTAATCAGCTTGCGAATAGTTTTGTTGCAATAGCACTCATATTGCTAGGAGCGCAATTATCCAACATTAAGCTTAATTTTTTCCATCGAGTCATAACATGGGCTTTAATTGGAAGATTATTGATGGGGCCATTATTAGCACTTGCCATGATCTACCTACTAAACATTGATGGTATTGTTGCACAATCATTATTTATTGCAAGTTCTTTTCCTACTTCAAGAAATACATCAACCATTGCTATGGAGTATCAAATAGAGCCTGAATTACATGCACAAATCGTTTTATTTTCAACACTTTTCAGCATTATTACAGTAACTGTCGTTATTTATTTGTCATATATCTTGTTTTGA
- a CDS encoding precorrin-2 dehydrogenase: protein MYNMYPLMLNLNKKVVVIIGGGKIAYRKASGLKDTGAFVTVVSPEICKEMKELPYINWKQKTFSNDDIKDAHLIYAATNQHAINMMVKQAAHDFQWVNVVSDGTESSFHTPGVIRHDEYVVTISTSGKDPSFTKRLKQELTSIFPKLIKKLSRTHK from the coding sequence ATGTATAACATGTACCCTCTTATGCTTAATCTAAATAAAAAAGTGGTTGTTATCATTGGTGGAGGTAAAATTGCATATCGAAAAGCGTCTGGATTAAAAGATACAGGCGCTTTTGTCACCGTTGTCAGCCCAGAAATTTGCAAGGAAATGAAAGAACTTCCTTATATTAATTGGAAGCAAAAAACTTTTTCTAATGATGATATTAAAGATGCTCATCTTATTTATGCAGCTACAAATCAACATGCTATAAATATGATGGTTAAACAGGCCGCCCATGATTTCCAGTGGGTTAACGTTGTAAGTGATGGTACAGAATCATCGTTTCACACACCTGGTGTCATCCGACATGATGAATATGTTGTCACTATTTCAACTTCAGGTAAAGATCCATCGTTTACAAAGCGTTTGAAGCAAGAACTAACATCTATTTTTCCTAAACTTATAAAAAAGCTTTCTCGTACTCACAAATAA
- a CDS encoding sirohydrochlorin chelatase codes for MKGIVYVGHGSRLQEGNEQFIHFIHSVMTERNERIQKIAFLELTTPTISDAVTEAILEGATEIMIVPVLLFAAAHYKRDIPLEIAKMKKQYPHISFSVVQPFSTHPHMVELVVKRIRETMPMQGSSVLLVGRGSSDPQPIHELQQIGAAVEQKLGMRVCCSFLTKGTPSFTAELKTITSTASHVYVMPYLLFTGLLLQKIKLHTKKYDHVTTCNCLQFDTYMKLTLLERMEECVYV; via the coding sequence ATGAAAGGAATTGTATATGTTGGACACGGTAGTCGCTTGCAAGAAGGCAATGAACAATTCATTCACTTTATTCATTCTGTTATGACAGAACGTAACGAAAGAATTCAAAAAATAGCTTTTCTAGAACTAACAACACCTACCATTTCGGATGCAGTTACAGAAGCAATACTAGAAGGAGCGACTGAAATAATGATTGTACCAGTATTATTATTTGCAGCAGCTCACTATAAACGTGATATTCCTTTGGAGATAGCGAAAATGAAAAAGCAATATCCACATATCTCATTTTCAGTTGTACAACCTTTTAGTACGCATCCGCATATGGTTGAACTTGTAGTAAAAAGAATACGTGAAACTATGCCAATGCAAGGTAGTAGTGTTTTACTCGTAGGGAGAGGTAGTAGTGACCCCCAGCCGATACATGAGTTACAACAAATCGGAGCAGCTGTCGAACAAAAACTCGGTATGCGAGTATGTTGTTCCTTTTTAACGAAAGGAACGCCCTCTTTTACTGCTGAGCTCAAGACTATAACATCGACTGCATCTCATGTATATGTCATGCCGTACCTTCTCTTTACTGGATTATTGCTTCAAAAAATTAAGTTGCATACAAAAAAATACGATCACGTTACAACTTGCAACTGTCTTCAGTTTGATACATATATGAAGTTAACATTATTAGAACGAATGGAGGAATGTGTGTATGTATAA
- a CDS encoding uroporphyrin-III C-methyltransferase: MNGYVYLVGAGPGDEGLITKKAIDCLKRADIVLYDRLLNPTFLNYTKETCELIYCGKMPKNHTMRQEMINAHLLQFAKEGKIVVRLKGGDPSIFGRVGEEAETLASANIPYEIVPGITSSIAASSYAGIPLTHRNHSNSVTLLTGHAKGPLTDHGKYNSSHNSDTIAYYMGIKNLPTICENLLQAGKKEDTPVAVIEWGTTGKQRVVTGTLSTIVLIVKNENISNPSMTIVGDVVSLRNQIAWKERKPLHGKKVLVASATNKKSAIKQMLQESGAEIYQIPTFKKKEYTLTPKQTNEIFSVDRLVFCSAESVEILMRSFSKHQKDIRSLQAKLQYINVATQEKLMQYGLLSKQAEFSSDTTVYLGRNINRIAFIQEKIGAGSYMMTHEYTIDHRFDEIHSRMLSEFSWDSIVFEGRASIDTFLSEIKRLGFIDILTLPFSYTDIPTLHYANKVGFHNVDHQLQDFIMKKDLVVR; encoded by the coding sequence ATGAACGGATATGTATATTTAGTTGGTGCAGGACCAGGTGATGAAGGACTTATTACAAAAAAAGCGATAGATTGTTTAAAGCGTGCAGATATTGTTTTATATGACCGCTTATTAAATCCTACCTTTCTTAACTATACAAAAGAAACATGTGAACTTATTTATTGCGGAAAAATGCCAAAGAATCATACTATGCGACAAGAAATGATTAACGCACACCTCCTTCAATTTGCGAAGGAAGGAAAAATCGTAGTCCGCTTAAAAGGCGGAGATCCATCTATTTTTGGCCGTGTTGGTGAAGAAGCAGAAACTCTAGCATCTGCGAATATTCCATATGAAATTGTACCAGGCATTACATCTAGCATCGCCGCTAGTAGCTATGCAGGTATCCCCCTCACCCACCGCAACCACAGTAATAGCGTCACATTACTAACTGGACATGCAAAAGGCCCTTTAACCGATCATGGAAAATATAATTCATCCCACAATAGCGACACAATCGCTTACTACATGGGTATAAAAAACTTACCTACAATTTGCGAAAACTTACTACAAGCAGGAAAAAAAGAAGATACACCAGTAGCAGTTATCGAATGGGGTACAACTGGTAAACAGCGCGTTGTCACAGGTACACTTTCAACCATTGTTCTTATCGTCAAAAACGAAAATATTTCTAACCCTTCTATGACAATTGTTGGTGATGTTGTTTCTTTACGTAATCAAATCGCTTGGAAAGAACGTAAACCATTGCATGGCAAGAAGGTTTTAGTTGCATCTGCAACAAATAAAAAAAGCGCAATCAAGCAAATGTTACAAGAGTCCGGTGCAGAAATATATCAAATTCCAACTTTCAAAAAGAAAGAATACACATTAACACCTAAACAAACCAATGAGATTTTTAGCGTTGATCGCCTAGTATTTTGTTCAGCTGAAAGTGTAGAAATCTTGATGCGATCATTCAGTAAACACCAGAAAGATATTCGTTCCTTACAGGCGAAACTGCAGTATATAAACGTTGCCACTCAAGAAAAACTTATGCAATATGGGCTACTAAGTAAACAAGCAGAGTTCTCTTCCGATACTACTGTTTATTTAGGCAGAAATATTAACCGAATTGCTTTTATTCAAGAAAAAATTGGTGCTGGTTCTTATATGATGACTCATGAATATACAATTGACCATCGCTTCGATGAAATTCATTCTCGTATGCTTTCTGAATTCTCATGGGATAGCATTGTGTTTGAAGGGCGTGCCTCAATTGATACATTTTTATCAGAAATAAAACGTCTTGGCTTTATCGATATTCTTACTCTCCCATTCTCGTATACTGATATTCCAACTTTACACTATGCGAATAAAGTCGGATTCCATAATGTAGATCATCAATTACAAGACTTTATTATGAAGAAAGATTTGGTGGTACGATGA